From the genome of Agrobacterium tumefaciens:
GGATGCGGCGATCCGGGGCCTCCCCGGGCTCAGAAAAATCGTCGGTTTTATCGATCCAGTCGAGGCACTGGAGTTTTGCCGCGACAACGCCGTCGATCTGCTTGTGGTCGACTATACGATGCCGAAATACAATGGCATCGAACTCGTCGAAGCACTCAAGGCCTACAAGCATTTTTCGCACGTGCCTGTGATCATGATCACATCTGAAACAGCCCGACCAATCCTCATCGAAGCAATCGAAGCTGGCATTACCGAGTTCATCAACAAGCCTTTCGACCCGATTGAGCTTAAAGCGCGTGTCCGTAATCTCCTCGACTTGCGCAGAGCACAGCGCGATCTCGCTGGCCAGGCAAGCAGGCTGGTGGGTGAGGTGCAGAAAGCTACCCGCCAGCTTGCAGCCCGGGAGGAGGAAATCATTTGGCGCCTGGCGCGCGCGATTGAGTTTCGCGACGGCCACACTGGCGACCATATCTCCCGGGTCGCACAAATCAGCATGCTTATCGCGAAAGATCTAGGCCTCGACGAAGACCATTGCCGAATGATCTATCTTGCCGCCCCGCTTCACGACGTTGGCAAGATCGGCATCTCTGACAGCGTGCTACTGAAGCCGGGCCGTCTGACGGACGACGAGATCACCGAGATGCGAAAGCATGTCGGCATCGGCGTACAGATCCTTGAAAAGGGAACGTCCGAACTCTTGCGCGTTGCAGAAGCCATTGCTGGCGGCCATCACGAGAAGTGGGATGGCACCGGATATCCTCACGAAATTGCTGGCGAACTTATTCCGCTGGAAGCCCGTATCGTTGCAATTGCCGACGTCTTCGAAGCCCTGTGTTCAGAGCGCCCCTACAAGAAGGCATGGTCCGTTGACGAGGCCTATGCACACATCGATGCGCAAAGCGGCATTCACTTCGATCCGGACTGCGTGGCAGCTTTCCAGCGCCAGTGGCCGCAGATCGAGAGGTTGATGGCTGGCCATGAACTTCTGGAGATTGAGGTTCCAAGCCTCGAGATGCCGGATGAGGCCCAATCGACGGACGATCGGATCACTCACATTACACGGGAGGTTCCCAATGTCGGGTGAAGCCACGAAAAACACATTGGTGATGCCAAAGGCCCTGTCCATACGCTCGATTTCGGCCGCGCACAGTCTTCTCCTCCAGGGCCTCGAAAACACCGATACCCTTATCATAGAGGTGCCTGATGATGCCGACGCGGACCTGAGCTTTGTGCAACTCATCGAAGCTTGCCGCAAATCTGCGGCGCAAGAGAACAAAACCATAACTTTGAAAGATCCAGCAGACGGCCAGGTTCTGCAGACACTCCGACGGGGCGGTTTCCTGTCGCGGATGGATGACGCCTCGCGCCAGTTCTGGCTGCATGGAAAGGACCTATAATAGAATGAGCGCGCATATTCTGACAGTCGACGATTCCGCCAGCATCCGTATGACAACCAAAATTGCCCTGACAGGCGCCGGTTATCAGATCACCGAGGCTGTCGACGGACAGGACGGTCTTGGCAAGGCAAAGGCCGCGAACTTCGACCTGATCATCACCGACCTCAACATGCCGAACATGAACGGTCTCGAAATGATCGAGGCCCTTCGTCAGTCTCCGGCCCATACCGGCATTCCGATCATCTTCCTCACGACGGAATCCGACGCCGATATGAAAGCGCGTGCCAAGGCCGCAGGCGCAACCGGTTGGCTGACGAAGCCTTTTGACGCGGAACATCTGGTCAAGATCGTCAAAAAGGTCCTTGGAAAATGACCACACTGGACCCCATTCAGGTTTTTAGGACAGAAGCAGCTGAGCTTTTCGAGCAGATTGAAAGCGGTCTGTTGGACCTGCTGCATGATCTGACCGATCAGGACCAGATCGACGCGGTTTTCCGCGGATTGCATACTCTGAAGGGGTCCGGCGCAATGTTCGGGTTCGAAGCGCTCGCTGCTTTCACCCACCATTGCGAGACAGCATTCGATCGCGTGCGGAAGGGCGAGGTTCCGGCGACCAGCGAGTTGGTGGCCGCCGTCCTCGAAGCACAGGATCACATGCAGGCATTGGTCGAAAACCCGCATGGCGTTCAAGGCAACGTCGGCGAACGACTTCTTGCCAGACTACACGCTGCTGTCGGTGCGGGTGGCGACAGTGGCGTTCTCACCCATCTTCCAACTCAGAGCACGGCAGACAAACCATCGACGATACGTTCCTCCACCTGGGAAATCCGGTTTAGATTGCCGGTCAACGCCATGGCGAACGGGACAAACCCTCTTGGTCTGCTCGATGAATTGGCGGAACTCGGCGAGTGCGAAATTGTTGCCGATACCTCCACCGTTCCTTCGCTTGAGGTACTGAACCCGAGCGACCTCCACCTCGGCTGGACAGTCCGCTTGACGACGGA
Proteins encoded in this window:
- a CDS encoding response regulator, whose translation is MVDDSKSILVALDAAIRGLPGLRKIVGFIDPVEALEFCRDNAVDLLVVDYTMPKYNGIELVEALKAYKHFSHVPVIMITSETARPILIEAIEAGITEFINKPFDPIELKARVRNLLDLRRAQRDLAGQASRLVGEVQKATRQLAAREEEIIWRLARAIEFRDGHTGDHISRVAQISMLIAKDLGLDEDHCRMIYLAAPLHDVGKIGISDSVLLKPGRLTDDEITEMRKHVGIGVQILEKGTSELLRVAEAIAGGHHEKWDGTGYPHEIAGELIPLEARIVAIADVFEALCSERPYKKAWSVDEAYAHIDAQSGIHFDPDCVAAFQRQWPQIERLMAGHELLEIEVPSLEMPDEAQSTDDRITHITREVPNVG
- a CDS encoding response regulator, which codes for MSAHILTVDDSASIRMTTKIALTGAGYQITEAVDGQDGLGKAKAANFDLIITDLNMPNMNGLEMIEALRQSPAHTGIPIIFLTTESDADMKARAKAAGATGWLTKPFDAEHLVKIVKKVLGK